In Vespula pensylvanica isolate Volc-1 chromosome 2, ASM1446617v1, whole genome shotgun sequence, the genomic window tttgttttcaaataaaaacttatttcGTTATTCCCTTGATACAAATATGCCTGATACACTTTACCATCGTACCATATCCCTGCATGATCCAATGTagatggtttttttttctttttcttttttttacaattgcAATTTTATCACTTACACCCTCTTGGCTTTTTGCTAAATACGTATCACTATCGATGACTAGCTTCTAacgtccttctttctttctagtgGAAAGTATAACTCGTGAAACTATCGAATCGACCTGTAAAAAGTTATGTAAATCGTTACAAACAAAATACGATTATGATACGGAAGAATTGAGAGAActaaaggaaaatgaaaaacaactAATACAAACTTATTGTACACGTGCAATGCcgcatttaaaaattatagagGTAATCCGAGTTATGTCGCTTGCACCTTTACTCGTGCTCTTACGAAGACTACATATTTGATTTGTTTTAGAAAACCGTAAAGAAATACATTTCCATACCAAAAAACGTTTTATTAGAAGAAGACAAATGTCAGAGTATTCGATATACTCGGGAAGAATACGAGCGATTGGAAGAACATTTGGAAAATTTACAGCACAGAGCCAAGAGGGTATGAGAAAGTAATAATTGTGCGATTCACAAACTTTGCATCGCTGTACACAATTTTCATTCCAACCATCTTTCTAGGCCACTATATTGAATGCAGCGTTGAAAGAAGAACTAGCTACGATAGATAAATTACAAAACTACATAAGTAAGAGTAATGAAATGtgtaatataatcgaaaatagTTCTGTGGATCAAAATACCAACAGCGACATGTTTAAAGTACTTAAACATTACCAAGAACTTTATAAAAAGTTACTCCGTTTGGTAcctaaaacagaaaaagtaaaatataatccGTTTGAAGATTTCAAAGGCAACGACTATGATTTTGATAATCTTTGACGATTATTTTATCCTCAGATTATTAAAACAACTTCCTCAATGTGCAAAATGTGTATATGAAATGTTTGTATATAGTACGTAAGATGTTTTCATTTGTAACTCTTCGTTAGATCTCATAAATTAAcgaattttatacatacatatttttactaTCGCAATAAAGCTCATATTATCTACATTTTGTTTCGTATAACCACAACAAACAAGAATATTGCAAGAAATATCAAACCTCTGATCCAATGCGaccaaaaatttgttttttcgtaGACACGCATCGACGACGagtattttcaatttctcttttaccgaCATAACCGTACTATTTAACCGACTTCCATTCGCTATTCGGCAAACAAGTGCTGCTATCTATTCCATCGAAACTTAAAAAATCCAAACCTTTAtttttcctaaaaaaaaatcaacctTCGCTTTACATCTtcgtgaaattaaaaaatttatactcGTAAAAGCACTCTTACAAGAACTGCTGttaagaatattgaaaaacatCGTATCTCCGTATACATGCGTGTATACAACTTCAGTCTATCCGCCATTACGAACGTAACATAAAATGGAGTTCACATAgaaatcttttcaaaaataataaacttttaatccatggaagataaataagatttcttcaagtagaaactttttaaaaaggaatgatctttgaaaaatatttaaataaaaaataaaaacaaagtcgtacattttttgaattaaaatcgACCTAATGGATTTAGCTAATCACGTTTTAAGGAATCAAGAATTAATCGCGCGAACGTAAAGGTGAATTACTTATAAATTGATATCgacaacgatataaaaataacgataattttaaataaatatataaatatataccatTATATTCTCGAAGATGGCTGTTTGTCCGAAAGGGTCAAGAGGATGTACACCGATCCAATGGTACATTCCAATAGACACCAAATTTCCTGGTATCGTCGTCGAGCCTGCTTGTCCTAAAGTGAATTGTCCCACGCCTTACACGCTATTTAACCCATCACCACAAAGTAACGTTCCAACCATGACACCCTGTGGCTGGACCTCCGTCGGACCGTTTCTTATCTGCACATCATATTGTCCGATGAGTTGTTAATCACGTTAGAAAACGATCTTACATGAAAACGTGGAAATAACCGATTCgacgacttttcttttttaaatatttagttagaaaaaaaaattataatgattttacAAACTTACCGacatctatttctttttcatatttaatcgtatattaatgaaaattttacaagtacattgttctcttttctctttcttttttttttttttgtaatatttagtTGGAAAAATATTAGGAACAAATTATGTTCCCTTTTACGagcacacgtatatataagaaaacgtGATTATATATCTAAAGTGAACGAACGTAACGATAATTATGCGAAAAGTCTCATtcgttttaatagaaatatccgataaaattcgatgattaatcgaaaggaaataaaaagtagtAGCTTCGTAACAAAGCTTCTTTAGATTTActaaaacgtaataaatacgtatttcattaaaattattaatcgaatgaagacatcgttaaaaaaagaaagaaaaaagacgttAAAATAACGATCATCGTAAAGGAACCAATCGCGTTCGACGTTACAGAACGAATAATCAAGccttacaaaaaaatatatacatacatatacacacacatatacacgcagcatatatatatatatatatttccgatgattcatatttatttacattttttactaattttcttcgacgattaTACAAGCAGATATATCAAACAGatatatcaagaaaaataaaatgtgtttACCGTcttaatagtaattatttcgacgtaatatgtatacaattatatgaattaaataaataatcgtagCGAGATTAGGTCCGTTTTGTTACGAGGCAAGTGAACACTGACGAAAACTTCGATTATCGTCCGAAAATAGCCGAACTTACTTACGTCTGGGATACTCGAAGAAAAACGGTCGACGCAACCGTTACAGATTTCTCTGTTTCCTTCTTGcactacatacacacacacacacacacacacatcatacaaacatgcatgcatacatacatacatatatctatatagatagatacatatacatacggtatatatttccatataaaatatttctatgtcACAGGTGCAATCTTTCtcgcttcctcttcttcctcttgttcttgttcttcttcttcttcaccttTATTCGGTCAAATACGCACGACGaatacgaacgaaagaaagaaagaaagaacgaacgaacgtatgtacgtacgaacgtCCTACCTTTGTTTTGATTGGTCgttagagatagaaaaggataaCAAGTTTTTCGCGGAATCGTTGGActtcgtcgtttcgtttcgtagaTATAGGTTTATTGGAAGAAAATGGGGAGGGGGGTAATGATTAGGAGGGGTGAGGGTCGAGGAGGGGCGAGCGGGGGGTAGGGGGAATGGGGGGAGAAGAAAACGTCGAAGAAGTGACCAGTAATCGAGTAGCGTTCGGTTTTGCGAGTTCTCGGTCGCTtgtgttaattatatatacatatatgtgtgtgtatatatatatataatatatatatatatatattgtaagctatatttcttcttttatatatatatatatattttttttttgttttttttttctttctctcgttatcacagaaaattttttaaacgaaacgtaaacaaaaaagaaagaaagaaaaaaagaaaaatcaaatcattggtcaaatatcaaaaaaaaaaaaaaaaaaaaaaaagatggaggaTATAATTGATTGCGAATGTCGATTGACCGCTAAGCTGTTGGAAATGTTGAAAACTACCAATTACGAATTGGTACAGGAAAACGGTCAAAGACGTTTGTCCGCTCCTGAAATCTATCGTGATGGAAGAGAACGTGCAAAAGGTGCCGAGGTATTCGTCGGTCGTCTTCCACGCGATTGTTACGAGGACGAATTAATGCCGGTACTCGGTAAGGCTGGTCGATTAATGGAACTTAGATTGATGCTCGATTTTTCTGGATCTACGCGTGGTTATGCTTTCGCCCTTTACGAAAACTCCAAAACAGCTAAGAGGGCTTGCATGGAGCTCGACGGTTACGAAATAAGACCGGGACATCGTATCGGCGTTGTCAAGTCGATCGACAATTGTCGTCTTTTCTTTGGCGGTGTACcgaagaacaaaacaaaagcgGAATTTATGGAAGAACTGACGAAACTTCTCGAAGggataatagatatttatttgtatccGAACGCGCAGGACAAGTCATTGAATCGTGGATTCATATTCGTCGAATTTAAGGATCACAGAGCCGCTGCAATGGCCCGAAGAAAACTTATTCCAGGACGAGTGATGCTTTGGGAACACGAAATCGCCGTTGATTGGGCCGATCCTGAACCAGGTGATCCGATCGACGAAGACATCATGCAAACCGTgagtttatcttttttttttttcactctgtctttttatatattttctttacatttattacgtatttaattttaatctagCATGCACTAGAAAATCACGAAAAACGGAGGTTACGTATAAACGTTTTGAATTTCGCGGCAATCTGTAACTTTTCGTGATCTATTTCTGCTtcgtaaataagaatattttttcttcgtcgaagaTATGTTTTTAGATCGTCGTATTTGTCTTTCgacattgatttttttcctttctctctctctctctctctgtctctctctcctctctctctctcttttttatcgcgaCTAGAATTTAATACGATCGTTAAAAACGTTCTTTCCGGACGATCGTCCGCCATTTTATAGTACGGTAAAAGTATGACGCGCATTATTGCTCTCTGTGAAATCGGTATATGAACGAGTCGAATGAACGAgcgaattgaaaaatatttatatcgtacgtTTATGtttaacgaattaattgaCGCACGCATATAGGTAACGGCGTTATTCGTAAGGAATCTATCGTTAAATATGCCGCAGCAAAAGGTCAAGGAGATTTTTCAAAAGTCGACGAGTATACCTATATTGAagctgaaaaaaataaatcattttgcCTTTATACATTACGAATCACGACAGGCCGCACAGAAAGTAATGGACATAATGTCGCGTGAGTCACATTCTCTATAGGTCTTCTTTTAAatacaagtatataatataaacgcatatacatacacgtacatatttgtataaatatatatatatatatgtactcatatatataaacgtataacgtatatatatatatatttatttatttatttatttatatttttttattgttgttaaatattttcttcactCTGCGTAAAATCTCTTCAAATCCTCACGTTCcttctacgtacatacgttatTTTTGGCAACAGAACACAATAGCATCGTCGAGCAAGAAGGTTGGGAAATTCGTTGGGCGAAACCGATTTGTGCGTCGAAACTCTTAGAAAGGCAGAAATGTATAAACGAAGCTGCGACGACTGGTAGAAATGCTCGTTTCAAGCCATTATTGtcaaagaattattatctCCAAGCCCTTCCAGAAgtatacgaagaaaatagtaataagGGTACCGCTCACGTCATCGCCTTACAAAGTTTGGTTAAGGAAAAGTTAGGTGCAATGTGCTCCTTCGAATGTTGGAGAGCTCTTGACGCTCCAGGCTTCATTTGTAAGGTGagtagagaaataaattaattattacaaaattataatcatgTTTTCTATGAAActtagatgtatatatatatatatatatagaataatattaccGATTGACAAATCGAATTTAACACATACGTATTCTGTCCATACGAAAAactttacaaattataatcgtaaaaGTTGAATGTCGAAACTtatgacaaaagaaaaaagaaaaagaaaacaaaaacgtaAGAACGTCGTTGCGTAATTGTTactcttacattttttttttttttttcttaacgagcACGtcactgttttttttttttgtgaccATCTggtagaacaaaaaagaaaagtcaccAATggacttctttctctctctttttttatcaatgcatacgtacgtatgtatttagtTACGTCTGaccatgaaaagaaaagaatatttagttctacgtcttcttcttctttttcttcttcttcttcttcttcttcttgagaTTTTATTCTTTGACTGAAACATTGTGACGGGTAATACGTTTCCAATTTCTTGAGAGGATTTCGTCGCGTTTCCAAGTATAGTAATTTGAGAAACTTTTCGCGAAGGTGGGGAGAAATGAGAAAGGTTTCAGAGGAATATACAGTTGCTGTCTAGATCGTTCGCGAAAGTAACGAAAATTCTCTCGTGTCGTATCAAACGCGTTTTCctttgcaataataataataataataataataataattattattattattattattattgttattttgttatatgttATTACTGCAATGTTTATACTACTTGGTGATTTTTTGCAGATAACCGTTTTCAAAGCACATGCTACGCTTTTTGAGTATCACGGAGATATAATGTCTACGAAACATAAAGCAATCAGCACGACGTCGTTAAAAATGTATCATTACTTGTCCAAATCATTGAACAATTCCGGTAAGATTTCAAATGACTCGACATAACGATATTGATTTTGtcgtaaaattttgtataatgctattttcaattaatcgtttatttattcatcattattatctattttctttttttttttttttctttttttttctctcttttcgatcaCACAGCCATTCAGGATATAGGGCAAGATTACACGAAACAAAATATGGAATTTGATGGGATGCAAAGAAAGCCGTTTTTTACGTTGGAAAAACAATTgtataatacttttaataacggaagtttttaatttcttattataattgGTAATGTGCGTCGTAGAAATCTACGAGGAATTAATGATAGCCAAAagtatttttcaaatgaaagttattattcttttcttttctttttttttttccttttttttcttctcttttaattgGCTACTCGATCATTAGATTCTAAATTGATCAAATATACTCGCACGAATCTCCATGTGATCTtgaattttacatttacattatatcacatcttttttactttccgaTGAAATgtcaaaataatgataatatcttgatttttatcaaattgaaCGTCAAATTCTATAggataaaaactttttataacgttttggtggtttataataatctatttaaaaacaaattgattGATTGGCATCGCTTTAGAAAGAATCtacttgaatttttataaatatataggtgAATCATTATTTACTCCGGTGGTGTGCCATGACAAatgtgttttattattaatgttgaTCACAAAATGTATTTACAGAATCACTAATCATCTACATAGAATGTTCTTAAGTTAGATTTATACTGAAATGCCAATGTCCTATCGTTGttttatatgatatgtatatatatatatatataaaattcattcttaACGTAAGAAGTTCATCATATAAGAAAtagatcattataaaaatatatatatatatatatatatgtatgtgcgagATTGCTGAATCTTCAACTAGAAAAAGtatctgcttttttttttttaataatttttcacttttttatctatgtttttttttctcaatgaaCTTTTATCttgcatttaattatatatagtttaaaGAACCaagattataaatgaaaagtatCTAATCGCTTAATCTTCAAGTAACTAATAAGTCTTTAATTTACTTACAAT contains:
- the LOC122637785 gene encoding RNA-binding protein 47-like isoform X2 is translated as MEDIIDCECRLTAKLLEMLKTTNYELVQENGQRRLSAPEIYRDGRERAKGAEVFVGRLPRDCYEDELMPVLGKAGRLMELRLMLDFSGSTRGYAFALYENSKTAKRACMELDGYEIRPGHRIGVVKSIDNCRLFFGGVPKNKTKAEFMEELTKLLEGIIDIYLYPNAQDKSLNRGFIFVEFKDHRAAAMARRKLIPGRVMLWEHEIAVDWADPEPGDPIDEDIMQTVTALFVRNLSLNMPQQKVKEIFQKSTSIPILKLKKINHFAFIHYESRQAAQKVMDIMSQHNSIVEQEGWEIRWAKPICASKLLERQKCINEAATTGRNARFKPLLSKNYYLQALPEVYEENSNKGTAHVIALQSLVKEKLGAMCSFECWRALDAPGFICKITVFKAHATLFEYHGDIMSTKHKAISTTSLKMYHYLSKSLNNSVTIEP
- the LOC122637793 gene encoding protein MIS12 homolog, producing MASTDFEKRKEEEYEMQLLGFHSRAVYATLESITRETIESTCKKLCKSLQTKYDYDTEELRELKENEKQLIQTYCTRAMPHLKIIEKTVKKYISIPKNVLLEEDKCQSIRYTREEYERLEEHLENLQHRAKRATILNAALKEELATIDKLQNYISKSNEMCNIIENSSVDQNTNSDMFKVLKHYQELYKKLLRLVPKTEKVKYNPFEDFKGNDYDFDNL
- the LOC122637785 gene encoding RNA-binding protein 47-like isoform X1, which encodes MEDIIDCECRLTAKLLEMLKTTNYELVQENGQRRLSAPEIYRDGRERAKGAEVFVGRLPRDCYEDELMPVLGKAGRLMELRLMLDFSGSTRGYAFALYENSKTAKRACMELDGYEIRPGHRIGVVKSIDNCRLFFGGVPKNKTKAEFMEELTKLLEGIIDIYLYPNAQDKSLNRGFIFVEFKDHRAAAMARRKLIPGRVMLWEHEIAVDWADPEPGDPIDEDIMQTVTALFVRNLSLNMPQQKVKEIFQKSTSIPILKLKKINHFAFIHYESRQAAQKVMDIMSQHNSIVEQEGWEIRWAKPICASKLLERQKCINEAATTGRNARFKPLLSKNYYLQALPEVYEENSNKGTAHVIALQSLVKEKLGAMCSFECWRALDAPGFICKITVFKAHATLFEYHGDIMSTKHKAISTTSLKMYHYLSKSLNNSAIQDIGQDYTKQNMEFDGMQRKPFFTLEKQLYNTFNNGSF